A genomic region of Terriglobia bacterium contains the following coding sequences:
- a CDS encoding multicopper oxidase domain-containing protein, producing MLPIRGLNPFVRYAVGQSPSPSALLAGNSDNQGIPTGLPASPLFGVKPFTQPMPRFDVLRRNAVSTLNPAPMEQSNQTQQVLDPGFGFPAGTTGPIEGRPPGANWAHQRFAQFPPQVAIEVTTKPVTSNTTYNPQVTPDLNSGINPAVAIPAKFHPNFPTQNANRVWTFQGTFPPKLTQVRYGEPVLFRHHNGLTTNIKNNGGFGRYTLTTHEHNAHHGAENDGFTGAYFWPNQFYDYHWPWVLAGFTSINTGATDPRAGAPSDSGGINKVPGDWHETMSTHWFHDHMFTFTDQNVYKCNAGMNNIYSSLDRGDETVNDGVNLRLPSGSSNGKGWGNLDFDVNLMLADKAWDANGQLNMDNIAFDGFLADQMTVNFAWKPFFNVYARRYRFRILNASVSRFFVVALSDSSQFVQIANDGNLLPVTVPLTQTDQLGIAERYDIVIDFSRYHAGQTVDLVNLQVHQDGREPAQIVTVAQALAGTSDPAVGAFLRFKVLGPPPQPDQSVDLTANPRTALIPNPILPATARQRTFRFDDNGDQNQNDPVTTYLGNGQGSFRWGIETDNSGGSSSLITASDTGGTLEADYGRISSQPGFGTAEVWTLQGGSGWDHPIHIHFEEGQILNRNGNPPSPAESGRKDVYRLRDNGSVTLKMQFRDWGGMFMEHCHNTMHEDNAMLLRWDIDSGTPFLSPLPTPISKPTGVTFETPDEILPNA from the coding sequence ATGCTGCCGATCAGGGGTCTAAATCCATTTGTCAGATATGCGGTGGGCCAGTCGCCATCACCGAGTGCGCTCCTTGCGGGCAACTCTGACAATCAGGGAATCCCTACCGGGCTACCCGCAAGTCCCTTGTTTGGTGTCAAGCCGTTTACCCAGCCGATGCCGCGTTTCGACGTCCTGCGGCGCAACGCCGTGTCAACCTTAAATCCCGCGCCGATGGAACAGTCCAACCAGACGCAGCAAGTGCTTGATCCCGGTTTCGGGTTTCCCGCTGGAACCACGGGCCCGATTGAGGGTCGTCCCCCGGGAGCGAACTGGGCGCACCAGCGGTTTGCACAGTTCCCTCCTCAGGTAGCAATTGAGGTCACTACCAAACCAGTGACCTCGAATACTACTTACAATCCGCAGGTGACCCCAGACTTGAATTCTGGAATCAATCCGGCCGTAGCCATCCCGGCAAAATTTCATCCCAACTTCCCAACTCAGAATGCAAACCGGGTATGGACGTTCCAGGGCACCTTTCCTCCCAAGCTGACGCAGGTCCGCTATGGTGAACCGGTCTTGTTCCGCCATCACAACGGCTTGACAACTAACATCAAGAATAACGGCGGCTTTGGGCGATACACGCTCACCACGCATGAACACAATGCTCACCACGGCGCGGAGAACGATGGTTTCACCGGGGCTTATTTCTGGCCTAATCAGTTCTATGACTACCATTGGCCGTGGGTGCTGGCGGGGTTTACCAGCATTAATACCGGCGCCACCGATCCGCGCGCCGGCGCTCCCAGTGATTCCGGCGGCATCAACAAGGTTCCGGGCGACTGGCACGAGACCATGAGCACGCACTGGTTCCACGATCATATGTTCACCTTCACGGACCAGAACGTGTACAAGTGCAACGCCGGCATGAACAACATTTACAGCTCGTTGGATCGCGGTGACGAAACTGTGAATGACGGTGTAAACCTGCGCCTGCCCAGCGGCTCCTCCAATGGCAAGGGCTGGGGCAACCTGGACTTTGACGTCAACCTCATGCTCGCGGACAAAGCCTGGGACGCCAACGGACAGCTCAACATGGACAATATCGCTTTTGATGGTTTTCTGGCCGACCAGATGACTGTCAACTTCGCCTGGAAACCATTCTTCAACGTGTATGCGCGCAGGTATCGCTTCCGTATCCTGAACGCCAGCGTGTCACGCTTCTTTGTGGTGGCATTGAGTGATAGCTCTCAATTCGTGCAGATAGCGAATGACGGTAACCTGCTGCCTGTCACCGTTCCTCTCACCCAGACGGACCAGCTTGGCATCGCGGAGCGGTATGACATCGTCATTGATTTCTCCCGCTACCATGCCGGGCAAACCGTGGACCTGGTCAACTTGCAGGTGCACCAGGACGGCCGTGAACCTGCGCAGATCGTAACCGTGGCCCAGGCCCTCGCCGGTACAAGCGACCCGGCTGTGGGCGCATTCCTGCGCTTCAAGGTCCTGGGCCCGCCGCCGCAACCGGACCAGAGCGTTGATTTAACTGCCAATCCAAGAACCGCGTTGATTCCGAATCCCATCTTACCGGCGACAGCGCGGCAACGCACGTTCCGATTTGATGACAACGGCGATCAGAACCAGAATGATCCCGTCACCACCTACCTGGGGAACGGTCAAGGCTCCTTCCGCTGGGGCATCGAGACCGATAATAGCGGCGGCAGCAGTAGCCTCATCACCGCCAGTGATACAGGAGGAACACTCGAAGCGGACTACGGCCGAATCAGCTCCCAACCAGGATTTGGCACAGCCGAAGTCTGGACCTTGCAAGGCGGCTCCGGGTGGGACCATCCCATTCACATCCACTTTGAAGAAGGCCAGATCCTCAACCGCAACGGCAACCCGCCGTCACCGGCGGAGAGCGGCCGCAAGGACGTTTACCGTCTGCGTGACAACGGCTCCGTAACCCTCAAGATGCAATTCCGGGATTGGGGCGGGATGTTTATGGAGCATTGCCACAACACCATGCATGAAGACAATGCCATGTTGTTGCGGTGGGACATCGACAGTGGAACGCCGTTCCTTAGCCCATTGCCGACACCGATTTCAAAACCGACTGGCGTCACTTTCGAAACGCCAGACGAAATTCTTCCTAATGCATGA
- a CDS encoding tagatose 1,6-diphosphate aldolase — protein sequence MKLTPGKLAGMKAVSDKRGVIAAAAMDQRGSLQKELAKEKGADVSSSMLEEFKSIVTEVLTPHASAILLDPEFGLPASKRRSKNAGLLLAYEKTGYDKTGPGRLPDLLDNWSVRRLKEAGADCVKVLLYYTPTDGAAINDKKHAWVERIGDECRANDIPYFLEFVGYDEGMDEKGLEFAKKKPEIVIGSMAEFTKDKYGIDVMKVEVPVNMKFVEGAKAYGGQKAYSKQEAMEYFRKASAVATRPFIYLSAGVSNAEFNEALALAGESGVKFNGVLCGRATWKEGIPVYAKQGAKAFEQWLQSEGVKNIENVNASLKAATSWFSLYEVREPAMAGD from the coding sequence GTGAAGCTTACCCCTGGAAAATTAGCCGGAATGAAAGCGGTCTCTGACAAACGTGGCGTAATTGCCGCCGCCGCCATGGACCAGCGCGGATCATTGCAGAAAGAACTGGCCAAAGAAAAAGGCGCGGATGTAAGTTCATCAATGCTGGAGGAGTTCAAATCGATCGTCACGGAAGTCCTGACGCCGCATGCCAGCGCCATTTTGCTTGATCCGGAGTTTGGCTTGCCTGCGTCCAAGCGTCGGTCGAAGAATGCCGGCCTGCTTCTTGCCTACGAGAAAACCGGCTATGACAAGACTGGTCCCGGTCGCTTGCCCGACCTGCTGGACAACTGGTCCGTTCGCCGCCTGAAGGAAGCCGGCGCGGACTGCGTGAAGGTGCTGCTCTATTACACGCCCACCGACGGCGCCGCGATCAATGACAAAAAACATGCCTGGGTGGAACGCATTGGCGACGAATGCCGCGCCAACGATATTCCCTACTTCCTGGAGTTTGTGGGGTATGACGAAGGCATGGACGAGAAAGGCCTGGAGTTCGCGAAGAAAAAACCGGAAATCGTGATTGGGTCGATGGCCGAATTCACCAAGGACAAGTACGGCATCGACGTAATGAAGGTGGAAGTGCCGGTGAACATGAAATTTGTGGAAGGCGCAAAGGCTTATGGAGGCCAGAAAGCGTATTCCAAACAGGAAGCGATGGAGTATTTCCGCAAAGCTTCCGCGGTGGCCACACGTCCGTTCATTTATCTTTCTGCTGGCGTTAGCAATGCTGAATTCAACGAGGCGCTGGCGCTGGCCGGCGAATCTGGCGTGAAATTCAATGGCGTATTGTGCGGACGAGCCACATGGAAAGAAGGTATTCCGGTTTATGCCAAGCAAGGCGCAAAGGCGTTTGAGCAGTGGCTGCAATCGGAAGGCGTGAAGAATATTGAAAATGTGAATGCCAGCCTGAAAGCTGCAACCTCATGGTTCTCGCTGTATGAAGTTCGCGAACCGGCGATGGCGGGAGATTAG
- a CDS encoding thioredoxin family protein: protein MAVSWNKDIDAALSQGKTQHKPVLVDFSAAPA, encoded by the coding sequence ATGGCGGTTTCGTGGAACAAGGACATAGACGCAGCGCTCAGCCAGGGCAAAACCCAACACAAGCCCGTGCTGGTTGACTTTAGCGCTGCTCCAGCGTGA
- the guaA gene encoding glutamine-hydrolyzing GMP synthase produces MEEQSIVILDFGSQYTQLIARRIRELKVFSVVLPCTAPLDEIKSYRPVGIILSGGPSSVYDHDAPPADDRVLALGLPVLGICYGLHFITHKLGGKVRPGPKREYGHAEINVKGQSRLFEGLPPSLNVWMSHGDEALELPAGFTVMARSSNALAAMENESQKIWAVQFHPEVHHTKRGVDLLRNFVVNICGARGDWTPQHFIDETIRQVRQTVGEQGRVICALSGGVDSAVAATLVDKAIGRRLISVFVNNGVLRKNEFQKVQQNLRDRLGLNVVAVDATDRFLNKLAGVIDPEKKRKIIGNEFIEVFDQEAHRLEQQIGKVDWLVQGTLYPDIIESRSVRGPSQTIKSHHNVGGLPDKMKLKLIEPLKDLFKDEVRRIGREMGMPEEILQRQPFPGPGLAVRILGEVTPERVALLQEADEIVVNEIRRAGLYTQIWQSFAVLLPVMSVGVMGDQRTYAYTCAIRAVHSEDGMTADWVPLPYDVLKAISTRIVNEVRGINRVVYDITSKPPGTIEWE; encoded by the coding sequence GTGGAAGAACAATCCATCGTAATCCTCGACTTTGGCTCGCAGTACACGCAGCTTATTGCGCGCCGCATCCGCGAACTCAAAGTATTTTCCGTCGTCCTCCCTTGTACCGCTCCGTTGGATGAAATCAAGAGCTACCGGCCTGTCGGCATCATTCTGAGCGGAGGGCCTTCGTCCGTTTACGATCATGACGCTCCACCCGCCGATGATCGCGTGCTCGCCCTTGGCCTGCCTGTGCTCGGCATCTGCTACGGCCTACACTTCATCACGCACAAGCTCGGCGGCAAAGTCCGTCCTGGCCCCAAACGTGAGTATGGCCACGCGGAAATCAATGTCAAAGGCCAGTCTCGACTGTTTGAAGGCCTGCCGCCCTCGCTCAACGTCTGGATGTCCCACGGCGACGAGGCGCTTGAACTCCCCGCCGGCTTCACCGTCATGGCCCGAAGCAGCAACGCGCTGGCTGCGATGGAAAATGAATCGCAGAAGATCTGGGCGGTGCAGTTCCATCCTGAAGTTCACCATACCAAGCGCGGCGTTGACCTGTTGCGCAATTTCGTAGTCAACATCTGCGGCGCGCGCGGTGATTGGACTCCTCAGCACTTCATCGACGAAACCATCCGCCAGGTGCGCCAGACCGTGGGCGAGCAGGGAAGAGTGATCTGCGCGCTTTCCGGCGGCGTTGATTCCGCCGTGGCTGCCACCTTGGTCGATAAAGCTATTGGCCGCCGCCTGATCTCCGTCTTCGTCAACAACGGCGTGCTACGCAAAAATGAATTTCAAAAAGTCCAACAGAATTTGCGCGACCGCCTTGGTCTGAACGTTGTGGCCGTTGATGCGACAGATCGTTTTCTCAACAAGCTTGCGGGTGTCATCGATCCGGAGAAGAAGCGCAAGATTATCGGCAATGAATTCATTGAGGTCTTCGATCAGGAAGCGCACCGGCTGGAACAGCAGATCGGCAAAGTAGACTGGCTGGTGCAGGGAACGCTTTACCCTGACATCATCGAATCCCGCAGCGTGCGCGGCCCTTCGCAGACCATTAAGTCTCACCACAACGTCGGCGGCCTGCCGGACAAGATGAAGCTCAAGCTTATTGAACCTTTAAAGGATTTGTTTAAGGATGAAGTTCGCCGCATCGGCCGGGAAATGGGTATGCCGGAAGAGATTTTGCAGCGCCAGCCTTTCCCCGGCCCGGGACTCGCCGTGCGCATTCTGGGCGAGGTCACGCCGGAACGGGTCGCATTGCTGCAAGAGGCCGACGAAATCGTTGTGAATGAAATCCGGCGCGCTGGCCTTTACACGCAGATTTGGCAGTCGTTTGCGGTCTTGCTCCCGGTAATGTCAGTGGGTGTAATGGGTGACCAGCGCACTTATGCTTACACCTGCGCCATTCGCGCCGTTCACTCTGAAGACGGCATGACCGCCGATTGGGTTCCGCTGCCGTATGATGTTCTCAAAGCAATTTCCACGCGCATCGTGAATGAAGTTCGCGGCATCAACCGCGTGGTGTATGACATTACGTCAAAGCCGCCGGGGACGATTGAGTGGGAGTAA
- a CDS encoding tetratricopeptide repeat protein, protein MPIGVHIKENPAGFHRFDSVWTPTALVLDENGKERHRIEGYLPKDEFAAQLLLGLARVAFMQKKWADAEKLYDEILQEYPNSEAAAEAVYWKAVSQYKGKHDHTVLGEVQKTLQQKYPNSIWAKKAIPWAA, encoded by the coding sequence GTGCCTATTGGGGTGCACATCAAAGAAAATCCGGCTGGGTTCCATCGCTTTGATTCAGTCTGGACGCCAACCGCGCTGGTGCTGGACGAAAACGGCAAAGAGCGTCATCGCATAGAAGGTTATTTGCCAAAAGATGAATTTGCCGCACAGTTGCTGCTGGGACTGGCGCGGGTCGCCTTTATGCAGAAGAAATGGGCGGACGCGGAAAAGCTTTATGATGAGATCCTTCAGGAATATCCCAACAGTGAGGCAGCGGCGGAAGCGGTTTACTGGAAAGCCGTGAGCCAATACAAAGGCAAACACGACCACACTGTACTGGGCGAAGTGCAGAAAACGCTTCAGCAAAAGTATCCCAACAGCATTTGGGCAAAGAAGGCAATTCCCTGGGCAGCCTAA
- the murI gene encoding glutamate racemase — translation MPPVIGVFDSGFGGLTVLRELRKALPAADYLYFGDTAHLPYGAKSVRTVAKYAIAAAHFLEEHGIEMLVVACNTATALAFEDIRTAVKVPVVGVIEPGAERAAAISKTKKAVVAATEATVASHAYQRALEQRGMQATEKACPLFVPLVEEGWVEHRVTEEVAHIYMDEVFQNGARDADVLVLGCTHYPLIRPLLRRVVPQSVEIVDSAESTAAKVVELLGANRGQGGPGDLRCYATDSVEKFRRLGSKFLGCPIEKIELVDIEK, via the coding sequence ATGCCGCCGGTGATTGGGGTCTTTGACTCTGGTTTTGGAGGTCTGACTGTTCTGCGGGAGTTGCGCAAGGCCCTGCCTGCGGCAGATTATCTTTATTTCGGCGATACCGCACATCTTCCTTACGGCGCTAAATCTGTGCGGACGGTGGCGAAGTACGCGATTGCAGCCGCGCACTTTCTTGAAGAACACGGGATTGAAATGCTGGTGGTCGCTTGTAATACGGCAACCGCGCTGGCTTTTGAAGACATTCGAACCGCCGTGAAAGTCCCAGTGGTAGGCGTAATAGAACCCGGCGCTGAACGGGCAGCGGCAATTTCAAAAACCAAAAAAGCCGTTGTGGCCGCCACGGAGGCCACCGTCGCAAGCCATGCTTATCAGCGTGCGCTTGAGCAACGGGGAATGCAGGCCACCGAAAAAGCATGCCCTCTTTTTGTGCCGTTGGTGGAAGAAGGTTGGGTTGAACATCGCGTCACGGAAGAGGTCGCGCATATATATATGGACGAGGTTTTTCAGAATGGCGCCCGCGATGCCGATGTTCTGGTGCTGGGCTGCACGCATTACCCGCTGATTCGTCCGCTATTGCGCCGGGTCGTCCCGCAATCGGTAGAAATCGTGGATTCAGCGGAATCCACCGCTGCCAAAGTTGTAGAGCTGCTTGGCGCAAATCGGGGGCAAGGCGGGCCGGGCGATTTACGCTGTTACGCGACGGATTCGGTAGAAAAATTCAGGCGGCTCGGGAGTAAATTTCTGGGCTGTCCAATTGAGAAGATTGAGTTGGTAGACATTGAAAAATAA
- a CDS encoding SCO family protein: MSTKNWKNATFISLITVAIFALVIAAKPVAANGTDSSHFPNVELITQDGKKVHFYDDLIKGKIVAIDLIYTTCQYSCPLETARLAQVQKKLGDRVGKDIFFYSISIDPDHDTPEVLRAYMQQFHVGPGWTFLTGKKEDIIFLGKRLGLYTTPAVNADGHIAHLLIGNEDTGQWVRSSALDNPGFQARMIGEFLDNFKHDNPAEKASGDGSPLKNFDRGKYLFGKDCVACHTIGHGDKVGPDLLGVNHVRSRQWLTQIIQHPDQMLNEKDPVATALLKKYNVRMPNIYVADVDAAYIIRYIEEQTAAQEKQASNGNATKAANQ; this comes from the coding sequence ATGTCGACAAAAAATTGGAAGAACGCAACCTTCATTTCGCTCATTACTGTTGCAATCTTTGCATTGGTGATCGCAGCCAAACCAGTGGCCGCCAATGGGACCGATTCAAGCCACTTTCCCAACGTCGAGCTCATCACTCAGGACGGAAAAAAAGTCCATTTCTATGATGATCTGATCAAAGGCAAGATCGTCGCCATCGATCTCATTTACACCACGTGCCAATACTCATGTCCGCTGGAAACGGCGCGCCTGGCGCAGGTGCAGAAGAAGCTGGGTGACCGTGTAGGCAAAGATATCTTCTTTTATTCCATCAGCATTGATCCGGACCACGACACACCGGAGGTATTGAGGGCCTACATGCAGCAATTTCATGTGGGGCCGGGATGGACGTTTTTGACGGGCAAGAAAGAGGACATTATTTTTCTGGGCAAGAGGCTGGGACTTTATACCACCCCTGCAGTGAATGCAGATGGCCATATTGCCCATCTTTTGATCGGCAATGAGGACACCGGCCAATGGGTACGTAGTTCCGCCCTGGACAATCCCGGCTTTCAAGCCAGGATGATTGGCGAATTTCTCGATAATTTCAAGCACGACAACCCGGCCGAGAAAGCGAGTGGTGACGGAAGCCCGCTCAAAAACTTCGATAGAGGAAAATATTTGTTCGGAAAGGATTGTGTCGCGTGCCATACCATCGGACACGGAGACAAGGTGGGACCAGATCTGCTGGGCGTAAATCACGTCCGCAGCCGGCAATGGCTAACGCAAATCATTCAGCACCCCGACCAGATGCTCAATGAAAAGGACCCGGTTGCAACGGCGCTCCTGAAAAAATACAACGTGCGGATGCCCAACATCTACGTGGCTGATGTGGATGCCGCTTATATCATTCGCTACATTGAGGAGCAGACCGCGGCGCAGGAGAAACAAGCAAGCAATGGCAATGCAACAAAAGCTGCAAACCAATAG
- the rph gene encoding ribonuclease PH, with amino-acid sequence MFFRSDNRHPEQMRPVNIIPEFISTAEGSALIEVGNTRVICTASIEESVPGFMKGSGKGWITAEYSMLPRSTLTRTPREASRGRQSGRTHEIQRLIGRAMRAVVDLKQLGERTITLDCDVIQADGGTRTASITGAFVALGLAMQKLVEAGTLSAAPIRDFVAATSVGIVEGTILLDLCYEEDSQAEVDLNFVMTGARKIVEVQATAEQHPFDESQLKKMMDYAAGGIEALIAKQRTILAQLPLRQ; translated from the coding sequence ATGTTTTTTCGCTCAGACAACCGCCATCCGGAGCAGATGCGTCCGGTAAACATTATTCCTGAATTCATCTCCACAGCGGAAGGCTCTGCCCTGATTGAAGTGGGCAATACCCGTGTAATCTGCACCGCCTCCATTGAAGAGAGCGTACCGGGATTTATGAAAGGCTCCGGCAAAGGATGGATTACCGCCGAGTACAGCATGCTGCCGCGCTCTACATTGACGCGCACTCCGCGCGAAGCCAGCCGGGGACGCCAAAGCGGACGCACACATGAAATCCAGCGTCTGATTGGGCGCGCCATGCGGGCCGTCGTCGATCTGAAACAACTGGGCGAACGCACCATTACGCTTGATTGCGATGTTATCCAGGCCGATGGCGGCACGCGCACGGCCTCGATCACTGGCGCATTCGTGGCACTTGGCCTGGCCATGCAGAAGCTGGTGGAAGCTGGAACGCTTTCAGCGGCCCCGATCCGCGACTTTGTGGCCGCAACCAGCGTAGGGATTGTGGAAGGAACAATCCTGCTGGATCTTTGTTATGAAGAGGACTCCCAGGCGGAAGTTGATCTCAACTTTGTAATGACGGGTGCGCGCAAAATTGTGGAAGTACAAGCCACAGCCGAGCAACATCCGTTCGACGAATCCCAGCTCAAAAAAATGATGGACTACGCCGCCGGGGGCATTGAGGCGTTGATTGCCAAACAGAGAACAATTCTGGCCCAGTTGCCGCTACGGCAATAG
- a CDS encoding SDR family oxidoreductase, producing MVLPAYVGALDSTRQRETALITGASSGIGLDLAKLMAPNFDLIITARNQAGLEKIAQELQAAHGNHVHVIPADLTLPQAPQQISSEIERRGLPVDILINNAGFGSYGAFAESDLKTSLDMVEVNIAALTALTRLALPGMIQRKHGRIMNVASTAGFQPGPLMAVYYATKAYVIMFSEAIANELKGSGVTVTCFCPGATATNFAERAKMEESRLFKMGAMKSRDVALIGYKGMMAGKGLVIPGVINKTLAMSVRFSPRKLVTAISRSLQEKAK from the coding sequence ATGGTACTTCCCGCATACGTAGGCGCACTAGATAGCACGCGGCAGCGAGAAACGGCGCTGATCACCGGCGCATCGAGCGGCATTGGTCTTGATCTGGCAAAGTTGATGGCTCCCAACTTTGATCTGATCATCACCGCACGCAATCAGGCGGGGTTGGAAAAAATCGCCCAAGAACTGCAAGCGGCTCATGGGAACCATGTGCACGTGATTCCCGCAGACCTGACCCTGCCGCAAGCGCCGCAGCAGATATCCTCTGAGATCGAAAGGCGCGGGCTGCCGGTGGATATTCTAATTAACAATGCAGGCTTTGGATCTTACGGAGCGTTTGCGGAGAGCGATCTAAAGACCTCACTGGATATGGTGGAAGTGAACATTGCCGCCCTCACGGCGCTGACGCGGCTCGCACTGCCAGGAATGATCCAACGCAAGCATGGAAGAATCATGAACGTCGCCTCAACGGCCGGCTTTCAGCCGGGGCCTCTGATGGCAGTCTATTACGCGACGAAGGCTTACGTGATTATGTTTTCTGAAGCGATTGCCAATGAACTCAAGGGCAGCGGTGTAACAGTAACGTGTTTTTGTCCGGGAGCGACTGCCACCAACTTTGCCGAACGCGCGAAGATGGAAGAATCGCGGCTGTTCAAGATGGGAGCCATGAAGTCAAGAGACGTTGCTCTCATCGGGTACAAAGGGATGATGGCCGGAAAAGGCCTGGTGATCCCCGGCGTAATTAACAAGACGCTTGCGATGTCTGTCCGGTTCAGTCCGCGGAAACTAGTGACAGCAATTTCCAGGAGCCTGCAGGAAAAAGCAAAGTAG
- a CDS encoding DinB family protein: MKFDVQSVSRDIADSRRRAQALVDNVSADELTRRPDPGKWSIAECLAHLNMTAETVQKIMARGIEQAKQEKRFGEGPFSLGPNGRLLVWIAEPPPKFRIRAPKNVRPPAAIDDPLQVLSAFMKAQDEWERLMREQQGLDLAKIKVGQGIFRMRLVAALPWMMAHQRRHLLQAENVKRQIFSAAPNNAAQSV, encoded by the coding sequence ATGAAATTTGATGTTCAATCCGTCTCTCGCGATATTGCAGATTCGCGCCGCCGCGCTCAGGCGCTGGTGGACAATGTCTCTGCCGATGAACTTACGCGCCGCCCTGATCCCGGCAAATGGTCCATTGCCGAGTGCCTGGCGCATCTCAATATGACCGCGGAAACGGTGCAGAAGATTATGGCGCGCGGAATTGAGCAGGCCAAGCAGGAGAAGAGATTTGGCGAGGGCCCGTTCTCCTTAGGCCCCAATGGACGTCTGTTAGTATGGATTGCCGAGCCGCCACCCAAGTTCAGGATTCGCGCACCCAAGAACGTGCGTCCGCCCGCTGCAATCGATGATCCCCTGCAAGTGCTGTCGGCTTTTATGAAAGCGCAGGATGAATGGGAACGGCTGATGCGGGAGCAGCAAGGACTTGATCTGGCAAAGATCAAGGTCGGGCAGGGAATTTTCAGAATGCGCCTTGTCGCCGCGCTTCCCTGGATGATGGCACACCAGCGGCGACACTTGTTGCAGGCAGAAAATGTAAAGCGGCAGATTTTCTCTGCCGCTCCAAATAATGCTGCACAGTCGGTTTAG